A region from the Jaculus jaculus isolate mJacJac1 chromosome 18, mJacJac1.mat.Y.cur, whole genome shotgun sequence genome encodes:
- the Epas1 gene encoding endothelial PAS domain-containing protein 1, translating to MTADKEKKRSSSERRKEKSRDAARCRRSKETEVFYELAHELPLPHSVSAHLDKASIMRLAISFLRTHKLLSSVCSENESEAEADQQMDNLYLKALEGFVAVVTQDGDMIFLSENVSKFMGLTQVELTGHSIFDFTHPCDHEEIRENLTFKNGSGFGKKSKDMSTERDFFMRMKCTVTNRGRTVNLKSATWKVLHCTGQVKVCSNCPPHNSLCGYKDPLLSYLIITCEPIQHPSHMDIPLDSKTFLSRHSMDMKFNYCDDRITELIGYHPEELLGRSAYEFYHALDSETMTKSHQNLCTKGQVVSGQYRMLAKHGGYVWLETQGTVIYNPRNLQPQCIMCVNYVLSEIEKNDVVFSMDQTESLFKPHLIAMNGIFENSSEMAMSDKSNFLFTKLKEEPEELAQLAPTPGDAIISLDFGNQTFEEAPAYGKPILPPTQPWTAELRSHGAQSEAGSLPAFTVPQVGPTGSTSPSTTSSNSSCSPPSSPGDCYPTLADHLKIEVIEKLFAMDTETKDECNTQTDFNELDLETLAPYIPMDGEDFQLSPICPEEPPLPESPQPSPQQHCLSAMTGIFQPLAPGATHTAFLLDKYPQQLESKTAPQHQPMSSIFFDSGSKGSLPPCCGQASTPLSSMGGRSNTQWPPDPLNFGPTKWSVEERHAEALGALQLEPPLTPPHVSMFKMRSAKYFGTRGPDVMSPAMLALSRKLKRQLEYEEQTFQDTSAGDPPGASSSSHLMWKRMKSLGAGTGTCPLMSDKPLRANVPPDEFTPNPMRGLGQPLRHLPPPPPPSTAVSPGETAKNGILPQCYASQFQGLSPPAAHKGSGTASRLLGPSFEPYLLPELTRYDCEVNVPVLGSSTLLQGGDLLRALDQAT from the exons AAGCAGCTCGGAGCGGAGGAAGGAGAAGTCCCGGGATGCGGCCAGGTGCCGGCGCAGCAAGGAGACGGAGGTCTTCTACgagctggcccatgagctgccCTTGCCCCACAGCGTGAGCGCCCACCTGGACAAGGCCTCCATCATGCGGCTGGCCATCAGCTTCCTGCGCACGCACAAGCTCCTGTCCTCAG TTTGCTCTGAAAATGAATCTGAGGCCGAGGCCGATCAGCAGATGGATAACTTGTACCTGAAGGCCTTGGAGGGGTTCGTTGCTGTGGTGACCCAAGATGGTGACATGATCTTCCTGTCCGAAAATGTCAGCAAGTTCATGGGACTCACCCAG gtagaGCTAACGGGACACAGTATCTTTGATTTCACTCACCCCTGTGATCACGAGGAGATCCGCGAGAACTTGACTTTCAAAAACG gCTCTGGTtttggaaagaaaagcaaagacatGTCAACCGAGCGCGACTTTTTCATGAGGATGAAGTGCACGGTCACCAACAGAGGCCGAACCGTCAACCTCAAATCGGCCACCTGGAAG GTCCTGCACTGCACTGGCCAGGTGAAAGTCTGCAGCAACTGTCCCCCTCACAATAGCCTCTGTGGCTACAAGGACCCTCTGCTGTCCTACCTTATCATCACGTGTGAGCCCATCCAGCACCCGTCCCACATGGACATCCCCCTGGACAGCAAGACCTTCCTGAGCCGTCACAGCATGGACATGAAGTTCAACTACTGCGATGACAG AATCACAGAACTGATCGGTTACCACCCCGAGGAGTTACTTGGCCGCTCAGCGTACGAGTTCTACCATGCCCTGGACTCCGAGACCATGACCAAAAGTCACCAAAACT TGTGCACCAAGGGACAGGTGGTGAGTGGACAGTACCGGATGCTTGCAAAACATGGGGGCTACGtctggctggagacccaggggaCGGTCATTTACAATCCCCGCAACCTTCAACCTCAGTGCATTATGTGTGTCAACTATGTCCTAAG TGAAATCGAGAAGAATGATGTAGTCTTCTCCATGGACCAGACAGAATCCCTGTTCAAGCCCCACCTGATAGCCATGAACGGCATCTTTGAGAACAGTAGCGAGATGGCCATGTCGGACAAGAGTAACTTCCTGTTCACCAAGCTGAAGGAGGAGCCCGAGGAACTGGCCCAGTTGGCCCCAACACCAGGAGATGCCATTATCTCTTTGGATTTCG GGAACCAGACCTTTGAGGAGGCTCCAGCCTATGGCAAGCCCATCCTGCCCCCCACTCAGCCATGGACTGCAGAGCTGAGAAGCCACGGTGCCCAGAGTGAGGCTGGGAGCTTGCCTGCCTTCACGGTGCCCCAGGTGGGCCCCACAGGGAGTACCTCTCCCAGTAccaccagcagcaacagcagctgtTCCCCG CCTAGCAGCCCCGGAGACTGTTACCCAACCCTGGCAGATCACCTCAAGATTGAAGTGATCGAGAAGCTCTTTGCCATGGACACTGAGACTAAGGACGAGTGCAATACTCAG ACGGATTTCAATGAGCTGGACTTGGAGACGCTGGCCCCGTACATCCCCATGGATGGAGAGGACTTCCAGCTGAGCCCCATCTGCCCCGAGGAGCCGCCCTTGCCAGAGAgcccccagcccagcccccagCAGCACTGCCTCAGTGCCATGACGGGCATCTTCCAGCCGCTGGCCCCTGGGGCCACCCACACTGCCTTCCTCCTGGACAAGTACCCGCAGCAGCTGGAGAGCAAGACGGCGCCCCAGCACCAGCCTATGTCGTCCATCTTCTTCGATTCGGGGAGCAAAGGCTCCCTGCCACCTTGCTGTGGCCAAGCCAGCACCCCCCTCTCTTCGATGGGGGGCAGATCCAACACCCAGTGGCCCCCGGACCCGTTAAATTTTGGGCCCACGAAGTGGTCTGTTGAAGAGCGGCACGCCGAGGCCTTGGGGGCGTTGCAGTTGGAGCCCCCCCTCACCCCGCCCCACGTCTCCATGTTCAAGATGAG GTCTGCAAAGTACTTTGGGACGCGGGGCCCAGATGTGATGAGTCCGGCCATGCTGGCCTTGTCCAGGAAGCTGAAGCGCCAGCTGGAATACGAGGAGCAAACCTTCCAGGACACGAGCGCG GGGGACCCTCCGGGAGCCAGCAGCAGTTCACATTTGATGTGGAAACGCATGAAGTCTCTCGGGGCCGGGACTGGCACCTGCCCTTTGATGTCAGACAAGCCCCTCAGAGCCAATGTCCCCCCTG ATGAATTCACCCCAAACCCCATGAGAGGCCTGGGCCAGCCCCTGAGACACCTGCCGCCACCCCCACCACCATCTACAGCCGTGAGCCCAGGAGAGACCGCAAAGAACGGGATCCTTCCACAGTGCTACGCCTCCCAATTCCAAGGCTTAAGCCCCCCAGCAGCTCACAAGGGGTCAG GCACGGCAAGTCGACTGCTCGGGCCATCATTTGAGCCCTACTTACTGCCAGAACTGACCCGATATGACTGTGAGGTGAACGTCCCTGTGCTGGGGAGCTCCACCCTCCTGCAAGGAGGGGACCTCCTCAGAGCCCTGGACCAAGCCACCTGA